One window from the genome of Malus domestica chromosome 01, GDT2T_hap1 encodes:
- the LOC103439209 gene encoding PLAT domain-containing protein 3-like produces the protein MTSFRFTVTLMVIALFFSTAAGNPHDKCVYTIYVKTGSIIKAGTDSKISMTLGDFSGRSVWVPDLRSWGLMGPHYDYFERGNVDVFSVRGPCMDAPVCRLTLTSNGFGAHAGWYCDHVEVTATGPNTACSKSMFYVQQWLSNDVAPYQMTATRDACNPWNVNAAAEQLGKDGKFVVEYPKRYA, from the exons ATGACGAGTTTCCGCTTCACGGTGACCCTTATGGTGATCGCTCTCTTCTTCTCTACAGCAGCTGGAAATCCTCAT GACAAATGTGTgtacacaatttatgtaaagACGGGGTCGATCATCAAGGCGGGCACAGACTCAAAGATAAGCATGACACTCGGTGATTTCTCCGGCCGGTCTGTATGGGTGCCGGATCTTAGGTCATGGGGGCTAATGGGGCCACACTACGACTACTTTGAGCGTGGCAACGTGGACGTGTTTAGCGTACGTGGTCCATGCATGGATGCACCAGTGTGCCGGCTCACCCTCAcctccaacgggtttggtgcacACGCCGGGTGGTACTGCGATCATGTGGAGGTTACTGCCACGGGGCCTAACACTGCATGTTCGAAATCCATGTTCTATGTTCAACAATGGTTGTCCAACGATGTTGCTCCATATCAGATGACTGCGACTCGCGATGCGTGTAATCCGTGGAACGTCAATGCCGCAGCGGAGCAGCTGGGGAAAGATGGGAAGTTTGTTGTGGAGTATCCCAAAAGATATGCTTGA